One Streptomyces sp. NBC_01217 genomic region harbors:
- a CDS encoding proton-conducting transporter transmembrane domain-containing protein, whose protein sequence is MTPATTTAVLTAPIVVPLAVACLYAGARRRGLTAWAGLLSPAAILACGSVLAATVPDGGPVTIDGSLLRADALTAWMLLVVGAVAALACAAGPAYLAHERAAGHGGRGAARQYNALVHGFLAAMCAAVLAANLGVLWVAIEATTIVTAFLVGHRRTRASVEAAWKYVVICSAGIALAFLGTVLIYYAARQAGVSEAWALDWPTLVARADRLDPDVTRLGMALVVLGFGAKAGLVPLHAWLPDAHSQAPAPVSALMSGVLLAVSFTAVLRYKVIADAAIGHGFTRALLTGAALLTLALAAAVLLGQRDYKRMLAYSSMEHMALIALGGAIGSPLAIAAVLLHIAGHGLAKTVAFTSSGHILHLRRTTRIGRVRGLLARAPGLGAVFGLATLALLALPPFSLFASELGIARAGFAAGMGWPTALALGLVLVAFAALSSRTARMLLGPAPDAPGTPAVPKRLGTTAALPLVTGLLACAALGITTGPLTRLLSDAAAIIGGH, encoded by the coding sequence ATGACCCCCGCCACCACCACCGCCGTTCTGACGGCCCCGATCGTCGTGCCGCTGGCCGTCGCATGCCTCTACGCGGGCGCCCGCCGACGGGGCCTCACCGCATGGGCCGGACTCCTGTCCCCGGCCGCGATCCTGGCCTGCGGCAGCGTGCTGGCCGCCACCGTTCCCGACGGCGGACCGGTCACCATCGACGGCTCGCTGCTGCGCGCCGACGCGCTGACGGCATGGATGCTGCTGGTCGTCGGCGCGGTGGCCGCCCTCGCGTGCGCCGCGGGCCCCGCGTATCTGGCGCACGAGCGGGCCGCGGGGCACGGCGGCCGGGGCGCGGCCCGGCAGTACAACGCACTGGTGCACGGCTTCCTCGCCGCGATGTGCGCGGCTGTCCTGGCCGCCAACCTCGGTGTGCTGTGGGTCGCCATCGAGGCCACCACGATCGTCACCGCGTTCCTGGTGGGACACCGCCGCACCCGCGCCTCGGTCGAGGCGGCCTGGAAGTACGTCGTCATCTGCTCGGCCGGCATCGCTCTGGCGTTCCTGGGCACCGTGCTGATCTACTACGCCGCCCGGCAGGCGGGCGTCTCGGAGGCATGGGCCCTGGACTGGCCCACCCTGGTGGCGCGGGCGGACCGCCTCGACCCGGACGTCACCCGGCTCGGCATGGCCCTGGTCGTCCTCGGCTTCGGCGCCAAGGCCGGACTCGTCCCCCTGCACGCCTGGCTCCCCGACGCCCACAGCCAGGCCCCCGCCCCCGTCTCCGCCCTGATGTCCGGGGTGCTGCTCGCGGTCTCCTTCACCGCGGTCCTGCGCTACAAGGTGATCGCCGACGCGGCCATTGGCCACGGCTTCACCCGCGCCCTGCTCACCGGAGCGGCGCTGCTGACCCTGGCACTGGCCGCCGCCGTGCTCCTCGGACAGCGCGACTACAAACGCATGCTGGCCTACTCCAGCATGGAACACATGGCACTGATCGCCCTCGGCGGTGCCATCGGCAGCCCCCTGGCCATCGCGGCCGTCCTGCTGCACATTGCCGGGCACGGCCTGGCCAAGACCGTCGCGTTCACCTCGTCCGGCCACATCCTGCATCTGCGGCGAACCACCCGCATCGGCCGGGTCCGCGGCCTGCTCGCCCGCGCCCCCGGCCTCGGCGCAGTGTTCGGCCTGGCGACGCTGGCCCTGCTCGCCCTGCCCCCGTTCAGTCTCTTCGCCTCCGAACTGGGCATCGCCCGCGCCGGGTTCGCCGCCGGAATGGGCTGGCCCACCGCCCTCGCACTGGGCCTGGTCCTCGTCGCGTTCGCCGCCCTGTCCTCCCGTACCGCCCGCATGCTCCTCGGGCCCGCCCCCGACGCGCCCGGTACCCCCGCCGTCCCGAAACGGCTCGGCACCACGGCAGCCCTTCCGCTGGTCACCGGACTGCTCGCGTGCGCGGCCCTGGGCATCACCACCGGACCGCTGACCCGCCTCCTGTCCGACGCCGCCGCGATCATCGGAGGGCACTGA
- a CDS encoding hydrogenase large subunit: MPARPPHRTETVISACDVPVRVQELLDDGRRLALIAAHHDDDGTPGGRAVRVVYLFVSGPPDTRTELHIRLDPDNPQLPTIAHLSFPGGRFEREMADLHGITLLDHPMPRRLVRHFHWPRGWYPMRPDAGPPPPFTEQEGPYPFLEVEGEGVYEIPVGPVHAGMIEPGHFRFSVVGETIIKLKARLWFVHKGIEKLFQGRTTEGGLPLAERISGDTAVGHALAYCLAVEEAAGLDAPAPASRARALLLELERLHNHTADLGALCNDVGHSVLNAHALRIREQLLRLNHEITGHRLLRGGVTIGGARLQSVPDPARMKAIGEDIREVTALALGHSTVRDRFTGTARLTNQAARDLGCLGYVARASGLPADARVGHPFHDHGPAPTVPVRTGGDVLARFLLRAEEIDASLSLIAHLTDGLVPTSTAAALPPYTPTTPRSGVGIVEGWRGTITTRVELAPDGILRRVKPVDPSFFNWPALPVALGDTIVPDFPLANKSFNLSYAGNDL; the protein is encoded by the coding sequence ATGCCTGCCCGGCCACCCCACCGCACCGAGACGGTGATCAGTGCCTGCGACGTACCCGTCCGTGTCCAGGAACTCCTGGACGACGGCCGACGACTGGCGCTGATCGCCGCCCACCACGACGACGACGGCACACCGGGCGGCAGAGCCGTCCGCGTGGTCTACCTCTTCGTCTCCGGACCGCCCGACACCCGCACCGAACTCCACATCCGCCTCGATCCGGACAACCCGCAGCTGCCCACCATCGCCCATCTGTCGTTTCCCGGCGGCCGGTTCGAACGGGAAATGGCCGACCTGCACGGCATCACCCTTCTCGACCACCCGATGCCCCGCCGACTGGTCCGCCATTTCCACTGGCCCCGCGGCTGGTACCCGATGCGTCCCGACGCCGGGCCGCCCCCGCCCTTCACCGAACAGGAAGGCCCCTATCCCTTCCTCGAAGTCGAGGGCGAGGGCGTGTACGAGATCCCCGTCGGCCCGGTGCACGCCGGAATGATCGAACCCGGACACTTCCGCTTCTCCGTCGTCGGCGAAACCATCATCAAGCTCAAGGCCCGCCTCTGGTTCGTCCACAAAGGCATCGAGAAGCTCTTCCAGGGCCGCACCACCGAGGGCGGTCTCCCGCTCGCCGAACGCATCAGCGGCGACACCGCGGTCGGCCACGCCCTCGCCTACTGCCTCGCCGTCGAGGAAGCCGCCGGACTCGACGCACCGGCCCCCGCAAGCCGAGCCAGAGCCCTGCTGCTGGAGCTCGAACGCCTCCACAACCACACCGCCGACCTCGGCGCCCTGTGCAACGACGTCGGTCACTCCGTCCTCAACGCCCACGCCCTGCGCATCCGCGAACAGTTGCTGCGCCTCAACCACGAGATCACCGGGCACCGACTGCTGCGCGGCGGCGTCACGATCGGCGGCGCCCGTCTGCAATCCGTACCGGACCCGGCGCGGATGAAAGCCATCGGCGAGGACATCCGCGAGGTCACCGCTCTGGCCCTGGGGCACAGCACGGTCCGTGACCGTTTCACCGGCACCGCACGCCTGACGAACCAGGCGGCCCGCGATCTGGGCTGCCTCGGTTACGTGGCCCGCGCCAGCGGCCTGCCCGCCGACGCCCGCGTCGGCCACCCCTTCCACGATCACGGTCCGGCCCCCACCGTCCCCGTCCGCACCGGCGGCGACGTCCTGGCCCGGTTCCTCCTGCGGGCCGAGGAGATCGACGCCTCCCTCTCCCTCATCGCCCACCTCACCGACGGCCTGGTCCCCACGAGCACCGCCGCCGCCCTGCCCCCGTACACCCCCACCACCCCACGATCCGGTGTCGGCATCGTCGAGGGCTGGCGCGGCACCATCACCACGCGCGTCGAACTCGCCCCCGACGGCATCCTGCGTCGCGTCAAGCCCGTCGATCCGTCGTTCTTCAACTGGCCGGCCCTGCCCGTGGCCCTGGGCGACACGATCGTTCCCGACTTCCCGCTGGCCAACAAGAGCTTCAATCTCTCCTACGCGGGAAACGACCTGTGA
- a CDS encoding pyridoxamine 5'-phosphate oxidase family protein, giving the protein MSHSGHHSSRPSPPAAVSGRSEAATAHGPAAIWPCRTVELTGDQALRLLGGASLGRIVFTQRALPAIRPVNHLLDRGQIVIRTHRDSDLFAQTRHHGDRGVVVAYQADDIDPQTHLGWSVVATGYCRAVTDPEALMRYQRLIRPWSDQVMDCAVRIRPHLVTGIRLTV; this is encoded by the coding sequence ATGAGCCACTCAGGTCATCATTCGTCCCGGCCGTCCCCGCCCGCAGCCGTGTCCGGACGGTCGGAGGCGGCCACGGCACACGGACCGGCCGCCATCTGGCCGTGCCGTACGGTGGAGTTGACGGGTGATCAGGCCCTGAGGCTGCTCGGCGGGGCGTCGCTCGGCCGGATAGTCTTCACCCAGCGAGCGCTGCCCGCGATCCGGCCGGTGAACCATCTGCTGGACCGCGGGCAGATCGTCATCCGGACCCATCGGGACTCGGACCTGTTCGCCCAGACCCGGCACCATGGCGACCGGGGGGTCGTGGTCGCCTACCAGGCCGATGACATCGATCCGCAGACCCATCTGGGCTGGAGCGTCGTCGCGACGGGTTACTGCCGAGCGGTGACCGATCCGGAGGCCCTGATGCGCTATCAGCGGCTGATCAGGCCGTGGTCGGACCAGGTGATGGACTGCGCGGTACGTATCCGACCGCATCTGGTCACCGGAATCCGGCTGACGGTCTGA
- a CDS encoding vitamin K epoxide reductase family protein, with translation MTAPTRDRARPAKALEGDDRERTGRRHGFAWLLVVTAALGLLGSFVITVDKFELLADPGFVPACSLSPVVSCTNVMRSEQASVFGFPNPLIGLIGFGVVLATGAGLLAGARYRRWYWLGLNLGTLFGVGFCMWLMTQALYDIGALCLWCVLVWAATVFMFWHTTVHNLRHGILPAPRALVAAVLEFPLVVPVTWCLAIVMLIATRFWSYWQTFL, from the coding sequence ATGACGGCGCCGACGCGTGACCGGGCGAGGCCGGCGAAAGCCCTTGAGGGCGACGACCGGGAGCGGACCGGGAGGCGCCATGGATTCGCCTGGCTGCTGGTGGTCACCGCCGCCCTGGGGCTGCTGGGTTCCTTCGTGATCACCGTCGACAAGTTCGAACTGCTCGCCGACCCCGGCTTCGTACCAGCCTGCTCACTGAGCCCCGTGGTGTCCTGCACGAACGTGATGCGCAGTGAACAGGCGTCGGTGTTCGGATTTCCCAATCCGCTCATCGGGCTCATCGGCTTCGGGGTGGTGCTGGCGACCGGCGCCGGCCTGCTCGCAGGTGCGCGCTACCGGCGCTGGTACTGGCTGGGGCTGAACCTGGGCACCCTGTTCGGCGTCGGATTCTGCATGTGGCTGATGACGCAGGCGCTGTACGACATCGGCGCGCTCTGTCTGTGGTGTGTACTCGTGTGGGCGGCCACCGTCTTCATGTTCTGGCACACCACCGTGCACAACCTGCGCCACGGCATTCTGCCCGCCCCACGCGCCCTGGTCGCGGCGGTGCTGGAGTTCCCCCTTGTGGTGCCGGTGACATGGTGCCTGGCCATCGTCATGCTGATCGCAACCCGGTTCTGGTCGTACTGGCAGACGTTCCTGTGA